CGTTCGGTTCGAGTCCGAACTGCGGAAACAGGGGCAACGCGACCTTTTTGATGTGAACGAGATAGTCGAGCGGATTGTCGGCACGCGCGTTCTCGGGCGTGTTCAGATAGCCTGCCATGCGTATCTTGCCGATGCAGTTGACGAAACATTGCGGCTGAATTCCTGATTCCATCTTCGGGAAACACGCTATACATTTTTCGCTCGTGCCGGTCATCGCGTTGTAGAAAACTTTCTTGTACGGGCAGCCTTTTACACATTCCTGATAACCGCGGCAGCGTCCCTGATCTACCAGCACGATGCCGTCCTCAGGCCGTTTATAAATGGAGCCTCGCGGGCAGGACGCCAGACACGCCGGATACGTGCAGTGGTTGCAGATGCGTGCCAGATAATAGAACCACGCCATGTCGTGCGATCCGGCAATGCTCGCACCGCCGTCGATCTGGCCGGCACAATCGTCCTCGCCTACGTTCGGATAGGAGTAATCCTGATCTTCGGGCCGCCAGCCGAGAACGCGTTCGCCCGCGGGTGCGGATTCGAAAATGGTGCTGCCCTCGTAAACGGGCCGTTCGCCGCTCTCATTCCAATTGCCGCCGTCGAGCATATCCAGCAAATTCAGATCCCACGCGAGCGGATAAAAACCGTAGGGCTTGGTCTCGACGTTGTTCCACAGCATGTACTCCTGTCCTTTGCCCGAGGTCCACGTGGTTTTGCAGGCAAGCGTGCAGGTTTGGCACGCGATGCACTTGTTCGTATCGAATACTGCGGCGAACTGCTTTTGCGGGCGGCTCTCCGGATACCAATAGGACATTTCCCGTCCAAGTTGCCAATTGTTTACGCGTGCCATTGTTAGTTCTCCTTAATGTTTTCTATGAGATCTGCTTTTTCTGCGGCTGCCCATTTCACCTGACGGCCGAGATGCGTGGTGTAAACGATCATCACGCAAGCGACGACCGATACAGCGAGTATCAACCCCGCAAATGCCTTTCCGAGTTTGCTCCCCATACGCAACCTGAACACCGCGATCAGCGATGCGATGGCCGCGGCCTCGATCAGAAAGAACGACGTTCTGGCCGTGTGTTTGTGTGCAGCCAAAGCCTCGGCGTGCGGGCCTGAGTAAATTGCTTTCGCACCCGACGTCTCGCCCGTCACAAATGCAGGCAATGCGATCAGTGCGGCCGCGACGGCCAGATAGAGCCCGAATTTCGTAACTCCGTCGCTCGCCCGAAACATGCCGAAAGCGAGCAGCACCGTCGCCGCGACCATCAGTATCGCGGGGTAGTGATTCAGGATAAGATGTAACTTCTGAGCGTCCATTTCTGATGGTTAACCCTTTTTCGCGAAGTCACCCGCGAGGTATTTTTTCATCGCGTCAGATTCCGTACGCGGACGAATGCCGAGTTCGACCGGCCTCC
This sequence is a window from Acidobacteriota bacterium. Protein-coding genes within it:
- a CDS encoding dehydrogenase, which encodes MARVNNWQLGREMSYWYPESRPQKQFAAVFDTNKCIACQTCTLACKTTWTSGKGQEYMLWNNVETKPYGFYPLAWDLNLLDMLDGGNWNESGERPVYEGSTIFESAPAGERVLGWRPEDQDYSYPNVGEDDCAGQIDGGASIAGSHDMAWFYYLARICNHCTYPACLASCPRGSIYKRPEDGIVLVDQGRCRGYQECVKGCPYKKVFYNAMTGTSEKCIACFPKMESGIQPQCFVNCIGKIRMAGYLNTPENARADNPLDYLVHIKKVALPLFPQFGLEPNVYYIPPVHVPTSFTRQMFGPGVEKAIETYRNAVNDTDLAGLLGLFGSSERVMTKWRRIGETITGLDDDGNVLVNVPLKEPVHIRPAYDTLHQITRVNCP